From the genome of Spinacia oleracea cultivar Varoflay chromosome 2, BTI_SOV_V1, whole genome shotgun sequence, one region includes:
- the LOC130467655 gene encoding uncharacterized protein: MGDGGYEQFQPPISIFPPQSPPTTFRSDMADGFQPPPPLFPPQFQQPTQIFPPQFQPPSFQPRHLQYSPRFLTPPNFQPRHLQHPRFLPPPIFQPRDRHPPPRFQPPARFDNPNQSDLHHPPRFQPPARFDNHNQSDLHPPSRFQPFARFDNPNQRDFTTMQQVTTKTSSGTKENTSETSSATTGETTSAYFSEDDIRGPLTGYTGTVDELHELYDKHSILLGFSIRKNTLRRDQKTGEIKERYFCCSKEGKRKENTKNTKKEEATVSSESKQKGQSKNPRQQNLTRTGCNASIRLKLQKDGKFIVFHHVIEHNHALTRESLQNFERYKTKYK, encoded by the exons ATGGGCGACGGCGGCTATGAGCAATTTCAACCACCAATATCGATATTTCCGCCACAATCGCCGCCGACAACTTTCAGATCAGACATGGCCGACGGCtttcaaccaccaccaccattattTCCGCCACAATTTCAACAACCAACACAGATATTTCCGCCACAATTTCAACCACCGAGTTTTCAACCTCGCCACCTTCAATATTCTCCTCGATTTCTAACACCACCGAATTTTCAACCTCGCCACCTTCAACATCCTCGATTTCTACCACCACCGATTTTTCAACCTCGCGACCGTCATCCTCCTCCTCGTTTTCAACCTCCTGCGCGATTTGATAACCCTAACCAAAGCGACCTTCATCATCCTCCTCGATTTCAACCTCCTGCCCGTTTTGATAACCATAATCAAAGCGATCTTCATCCTCCTTCTCGATTTCAACCTTTTGCGCGATTTGATAACCCTAATCAAAGGGATTTTACAACAATGCAGCAAGTAACTACTAAAACAAGTTCTGGAACAAAGGAAAATACATCTGAAACAAGTTCTGCAACAACAGGAGAAACAACATCagcttatttttcag AGGATGATATTAGAGGACCTTTGACTGGATATACTGGCACAGTAGATGAACTACATGAACTTTATGACAAACATTCAATACTTCTTGGATTTTCAATAAGAAAAAATACATTAAGGAGAGATCAAAAAACGGGAGAGATAAAGGAAAGatacttttgttgttcaaaggaaggaaagagaaaggaaaacacaaagaaCACAAAGAAAGAAGAAGCAACTGTATCAAGTGAGAGCAAACAGAAAGGGCAGTCAAAGAACCCAAGGCAGCAAAACCTTACTAGAACAGGGTGCAACGCATCTATACGATTGAAGTTACAAAAGGATGGAAAGTTTATAGTCTTTCATCATGTTATAGAACACAATCATGCCTTAACAAGAGAGTCACTGCAAAACTTTGAAAGGTACAAAACAAAATACaagtaa